The following proteins are encoded in a genomic region of Deltaproteobacteria bacterium:
- a CDS encoding HDOD domain-containing protein produces the protein MNKIESMTRSAYCDIEKVSQLISGEPALLAQILKVVNSAYFGLPREITRVSYAIAFLGLNQLHPMVLPLSVINTLDVHDKDELHGFWFHSFYTAISTKYLARKYEPLLSYEELWSAAMLHDIGKLVYLKFFPDHYRALRDFCNEHGRLFSEAEKHFSLPSSAY, from the coding sequence GTGAACAAAATAGAGAGTATGACCCGCAGCGCTTATTGTGATATTGAAAAGGTGAGTCAACTGATCAGCGGGGAACCGGCACTGCTTGCCCAGATCCTCAAAGTCGTTAATTCTGCCTATTTCGGCCTCCCCAGGGAAATTACAAGGGTGAGCTATGCCATTGCCTTTTTGGGGCTCAACCAGCTTCACCCCATGGTCCTTCCCCTGTCCGTCATCAATACCCTAGATGTCCATGACAAGGATGAACTCCACGGCTTTTGGTTTCACTCCTTTTATACGGCCATTTCTACGAAGTACCTGGCAAGAAAGTACGAGCCACTACTGTCCTACGAAGAATTATGGTCAGCAGCCATGCTTCACGACATAGGCAAACTCGTCTACCTGAAGTTTTTTCCTGACCATTACCGAGCACTAAGGGATTTCTGCAACGAGCATGGTCGTCTATTTAGCGAAGCAGAAAAGCATTTTTCACTGCCCTCAAGCGCTTATTAG
- a CDS encoding AAA family ATPase: protein MRLLRLRLANYRGIDESEVQFGPNGLTIVEGPNETGKTSLSEAIGLLFDYLDSSKHRSVDAVRPVHHDAGPEIELEAESGPYRFTYFKRFYKKPETTLTITSPNMENHTGREAHERAEEILRETIDIDLWKALCIQQGEAIRQANLSRQTSLSAALDIAAGGQQADPREESLFDKVREEYGRYFTERGSEKKELQEAQKAQAESQTEVVSLEKQIQNLEKDIVRAADLGLELERLKKQEQDLRGDLSEYTKSLDEIKNLETALETARLKLESARKSEQAAKRDKAIRQDLIDAASKAQKAHAKLEETSKSSTASVKKAETDMEKAQSDSATAEVQRKAAESLLNLRRSDFDYFNNKLHLEQLKERKERIDRAREEAALADEVLTKNSVDEETLNAIQKVERSLITAQAMLETGAPSVLLRGLTDLDFQIDGEHTSIAKDEKRSLAVSDRVRVTIPGSLQMDLTAGSSSSDLLKRVEKAKQKLDASCNNAGVSNADEARQYFEARRKAQQTIARRKEIEKENLRDLNYEELERKVIGLGKGVPAYPTARVPEPNLPPNLESAKEELRNAEAGLEKANKAWEEARTELDSARKVRDGLRERYQKARVELDLKADELKRAEDELSRSRRDTPDDDLESELFKCTKAVHKEEENVKSAEANLRGKEPDRVRTLAETAKGSLQTVEKKREAAQQENTEVRTRLKVFGEEGLHEKLQAAQSHFNYIRQENIAMIRRASAAKLLYVTMKEERDKARRAYVAPLKEKIERLGRLVFNDSFEVEVTENLSVASRTMDGCNVPFDSLSGGTKEQISLISRLACAMTVSKDGGASLILDDALGYTDPERLKLMGAVLAKAGQECQIIILTCVPDRYSNIGEATVVRLG, encoded by the coding sequence ATGAGACTCCTTCGCCTCCGGCTGGCCAATTACCGGGGAATTGATGAATCCGAGGTACAATTCGGCCCCAATGGCTTAACCATTGTAGAGGGTCCGAATGAAACGGGAAAAACCAGCCTCAGCGAGGCAATAGGTCTTCTTTTCGATTATCTCGATTCGAGTAAGCACCGAAGTGTCGACGCAGTCAGGCCTGTGCATCATGACGCAGGTCCCGAAATTGAATTGGAAGCAGAAAGCGGTCCCTACCGTTTTACTTACTTCAAGAGGTTTTACAAAAAACCGGAGACTACCCTGACTATCACAAGTCCCAACATGGAAAACCACACCGGGCGTGAAGCTCATGAACGTGCCGAGGAGATTCTCCGCGAAACCATAGACATAGATCTGTGGAAAGCACTTTGCATTCAGCAAGGTGAAGCGATCCGGCAGGCCAATTTATCAAGGCAGACATCATTATCGGCCGCTCTAGATATTGCTGCGGGTGGTCAACAGGCAGATCCACGAGAGGAAAGCCTTTTCGATAAGGTTCGGGAGGAGTACGGACGCTATTTCACGGAACGCGGCAGCGAAAAAAAGGAATTGCAGGAGGCCCAAAAAGCCCAGGCGGAATCACAGACAGAAGTTGTTTCACTGGAAAAACAGATTCAGAACCTGGAAAAGGATATAGTTCGCGCTGCAGATCTCGGCCTGGAACTGGAACGATTGAAGAAACAAGAGCAGGATCTCCGCGGAGATCTTTCTGAATACACGAAGTCCCTCGATGAAATCAAAAACCTGGAAACCGCTCTGGAAACCGCTCGTCTTAAGTTGGAATCGGCACGAAAATCTGAACAGGCCGCAAAGCGTGATAAGGCGATACGCCAAGACCTTATCGACGCTGCCTCCAAAGCCCAAAAAGCACACGCAAAACTCGAAGAAACCAGCAAATCATCGACCGCATCCGTCAAGAAGGCGGAGACCGATATGGAGAAAGCACAATCGGATTCGGCCACAGCCGAAGTGCAACGCAAAGCGGCCGAATCACTTCTTAATCTGCGTCGTTCAGATTTTGATTACTTCAACAATAAGCTGCATTTGGAACAACTGAAGGAACGTAAAGAGCGCATAGATCGTGCCCGGGAAGAGGCGGCTCTTGCTGATGAAGTACTGACGAAAAACAGTGTAGACGAAGAAACTCTGAACGCAATACAGAAGGTTGAGCGCTCGCTAATTACAGCTCAGGCGATGTTGGAGACAGGCGCACCGAGTGTTCTGCTACGAGGACTGACCGATCTCGACTTCCAGATAGATGGTGAGCATACTAGTATCGCAAAAGACGAGAAGCGTAGTCTAGCAGTGTCTGATCGGGTTCGCGTTACGATTCCAGGATCTTTGCAGATGGACTTGACCGCTGGATCAAGTTCATCTGATCTCCTAAAAAGGGTCGAGAAAGCAAAGCAAAAGCTTGATGCCTCATGCAATAATGCAGGAGTAAGCAATGCGGATGAGGCGAGACAATATTTTGAAGCGAGACGGAAAGCACAGCAGACTATAGCGAGACGAAAGGAGATCGAGAAAGAAAACCTGCGCGATCTCAATTATGAAGAACTGGAAAGAAAAGTCATAGGACTGGGAAAAGGTGTTCCTGCTTATCCCACTGCCCGGGTACCGGAACCCAATCTTCCTCCGAACCTGGAATCCGCAAAGGAGGAACTACGAAATGCGGAGGCCGGGCTTGAAAAGGCCAACAAGGCATGGGAAGAAGCCAGAACAGAACTGGATTCGGCCCGCAAGGTGCGAGATGGACTGAGAGAACGATACCAGAAAGCAAGGGTGGAGCTTGACCTTAAGGCTGATGAACTAAAACGCGCTGAAGACGAGCTTTCGCGATCCCGGAGGGACACCCCGGATGACGACCTCGAATCGGAGCTTTTCAAGTGCACCAAGGCTGTCCATAAAGAAGAGGAGAACGTCAAGTCTGCCGAGGCAAATCTTCGCGGCAAGGAACCTGACCGAGTGAGAACCCTGGCGGAAACCGCGAAAGGTTCTCTGCAAACGGTAGAGAAAAAGCGTGAAGCGGCGCAGCAAGAAAACACAGAGGTACGAACTCGCCTCAAGGTATTCGGTGAAGAGGGTTTGCATGAAAAGCTCCAAGCAGCCCAGAGTCATTTCAATTACATACGGCAAGAAAATATAGCGATGATACGGAGAGCATCGGCAGCTAAGTTGTTGTATGTAACCATGAAAGAGGAACGAGATAAGGCGCGTAGGGCCTATGTGGCTCCCCTGAAAGAGAAAATCGAGAGGCTCGGACGATTGGTATTCAATGACTCCTTTGAGGTTGAGGTGACTGAGAATCTGTCGGTTGCCAGTCGGACGATGGATGGTTGCAATGTCCCATTCGATTCCTTGAGCGGGGGCACCAAAGAACAGATCTCTCTGATATCTCGTCTGGCCTGTGCGATGACCGTTTCAAAGGACGGCGGGGCCTCTCTCATTTTGGATGATGCTCTGGGATATACAGACCCTGAGAGGCTTAAATTGATGGGAGCCGTCCTTGCGAAGGCGGGTCAAGAATGTCAAATCATCATCCTCACTTGTGTCCCAGACCGGTACAGCAATATCGGTGAGGCAACAGTGGTTCGATTGGGATGA
- a CDS encoding DNA repair exonuclease: MTRFLHTGDWQLGMTRHFFSEGVQERFAQSRFDAIRELGRMAEEEDCRFVVVCGDVFESNLVDRKTVLRAIEALKDVPVSVYLLPGNHDPLNAASVYRSTTFLERKPPHVHVIEDTNPIRVDEGIEIIGIPWASKRPLQDLVALTTGKLEPIVDTLRVCVAHGMVDSLSPNPDDPALISLRSAETAIAQNKIHYLALGDRHSLTEVGDSGCVWYAGTAEQTDYNEVKPGFALVVTINNEGVTTKEVNIGRWKFIEREQIDLNSKEDIDALRAWVENLENKERTVVKLRFVGALSLSLHSELEELISHAQDILGAVETRMDNLAVIPEDADFTDLGFSGFASSTVERLRSNVQESGPDAVTSRDALALLVRLSGREL, encoded by the coding sequence GTGACGCGCTTTCTGCATACAGGTGACTGGCAGTTAGGGATGACCCGGCACTTCTTTTCTGAAGGGGTTCAGGAGAGATTCGCCCAGTCCCGATTTGATGCCATCCGTGAACTTGGTCGCATGGCCGAAGAGGAGGATTGCCGGTTTGTGGTGGTATGCGGCGATGTATTCGAGTCAAACCTGGTTGACCGAAAGACCGTCTTGCGCGCCATCGAGGCTTTGAAGGATGTGCCGGTTTCTGTATACCTGCTCCCCGGCAACCATGATCCGCTCAACGCGGCATCCGTTTACCGCAGCACGACTTTTTTAGAGCGCAAACCGCCCCATGTCCATGTGATTGAGGACACGAATCCCATTCGCGTTGACGAAGGCATTGAGATAATAGGGATACCCTGGGCATCGAAACGCCCTCTGCAAGATCTGGTTGCTTTGACGACAGGAAAACTTGAACCCATTGTCGATACTCTGCGTGTTTGTGTTGCCCATGGGATGGTGGACAGCCTTTCTCCAAATCCTGACGATCCAGCTCTTATTTCTCTTCGTTCAGCCGAAACCGCGATAGCACAGAACAAAATTCATTACCTGGCTCTCGGAGATCGACATTCTCTCACCGAGGTCGGTGACAGCGGTTGCGTGTGGTACGCAGGCACTGCCGAGCAAACGGATTATAACGAGGTGAAACCGGGCTTTGCCCTTGTCGTTACAATCAACAATGAGGGCGTAACTACAAAAGAGGTGAATATCGGAAGATGGAAATTCATCGAGCGTGAACAAATAGACCTAAATTCCAAAGAGGACATCGATGCGCTACGTGCCTGGGTTGAAAATCTTGAAAACAAAGAACGAACCGTTGTCAAATTGCGTTTTGTCGGCGCGCTCTCTCTATCACTCCATAGCGAGCTTGAAGAACTTATTTCTCATGCTCAAGATATTCTGGGCGCAGTCGAAACACGCATGGACAATCTCGCCGTAATTCCGGAAGATGCCGATTTCACAGACCTTGGGTTTTCGGGTTTTGCCAGTAGTACCGTTGAACGGTTGCGGTCAAATGTTCAAGAATCAGGTCCCGATGCTGTCACTTCACGCGATGCCCTTGCTCTCCTCGTTAGACTTTCAGGGAGGGAATTATGA
- a CDS encoding putative DNA binding domain-containing protein, whose amino-acid sequence MNANEHKLRDTLTKGETLTVEFKSDRKPLPDRELVAAIVALANTEGGTLFLGVEDDGTVTGAYPNHQDSAGLAALIANKTNPSIALRAELFDLDGKTIVVVQVPKTRSIVSTSEGLLLRRRLLTNGKPEAVPFYPHEFIQRQSSMGLVDPSAIPLTSLTAEALNPLQRQRIRESIRRYGGDTALLPLADEELDDALGLVTTIEGVRKPTVAGLLLMGPEEILRNHVPAHEVAFQVLEGTDVRVNEFLRKPLLQTFEEVELLFKAHIDEQEIQVGLFRVPIPNYDRRAFREAFINALVHRDYSRLGAVHVRLDDDGLTLSSPGGFVEGITLHNLLVAAPRSRNPLLADIVKRIGLAERTGRGIDRIYEGMLRYGRPAPDYAMSDATSVVLMLTKSDADTGFLEMILRHEEQTGTAMPIDSLIILSRLRHERRLTTADLTADTQKSEQATRTSLEKLVEAGLVDAHGSGRGRTYTLSAKVYQHAGQKAAYVRQAGFDPIQQKQMVLAYIDKHGSIKRAEAAELCRISPFQATRLLKRLTQGGKIVPKGKGKGVVYE is encoded by the coding sequence ATGAACGCGAATGAACACAAATTGAGGGATACTCTGACAAAGGGCGAGACGCTCACGGTTGAGTTCAAGAGCGATCGAAAACCGTTACCTGATAGGGAACTGGTGGCGGCTATTGTTGCCCTGGCCAACACAGAGGGTGGCACGTTGTTTCTTGGTGTGGAAGACGATGGAACAGTTACCGGTGCCTATCCCAATCACCAAGATTCCGCCGGACTTGCCGCCCTGATTGCCAATAAGACCAATCCGTCCATAGCATTGAGAGCAGAGCTGTTTGATTTAGATGGCAAAACGATTGTTGTAGTCCAGGTACCCAAAACCAGATCTATAGTTTCCACTTCAGAGGGCCTGCTCTTACGCCGTCGCCTGTTGACAAACGGAAAACCCGAAGCTGTGCCCTTCTACCCGCACGAATTTATACAGCGCCAGTCTTCCATGGGGCTTGTTGATCCCTCGGCAATTCCACTTACATCGCTCACAGCCGAAGCTCTGAATCCCTTGCAGCGCCAAAGGATACGGGAGTCAATCCGTCGATATGGCGGCGACACGGCGCTGCTTCCCCTGGCTGACGAAGAGTTAGACGATGCATTGGGCCTCGTCACTACTATCGAAGGCGTTCGAAAACCAACAGTCGCAGGCCTTCTCCTAATGGGTCCTGAAGAAATCCTGCGAAATCACGTACCTGCCCATGAAGTCGCCTTTCAAGTTTTAGAAGGCACGGATGTTCGGGTCAATGAGTTTTTAAGGAAACCACTGCTGCAGACCTTCGAAGAAGTAGAGCTGCTTTTCAAAGCCCATATCGATGAGCAGGAAATTCAAGTGGGGCTTTTCCGTGTGCCAATCCCGAATTACGACCGCCGGGCTTTCCGGGAAGCATTTATCAACGCACTGGTGCATCGCGATTATTCCAGGCTGGGTGCGGTTCATGTCCGCCTCGACGATGATGGGCTGACACTTTCCAGCCCGGGCGGCTTTGTGGAAGGCATCACACTGCACAACCTGCTGGTAGCCGCACCACGCTCCCGCAATCCCCTCTTAGCGGATATTGTAAAGCGGATCGGACTCGCCGAACGTACAGGTCGTGGTATTGATCGGATCTATGAAGGCATGCTGCGCTACGGTCGTCCAGCTCCGGATTATGCAATGTCGGATGCCACCTCCGTCGTGCTCATGCTGACCAAGTCAGATGCCGATACCGGGTTTCTGGAAATGATTCTGCGCCACGAGGAGCAGACCGGAACCGCCATGCCGATCGACAGCCTGATCATCCTTTCCCGCTTGCGTCATGAGCGACGTCTGACCACCGCGGACCTGACCGCCGATACCCAGAAGTCCGAACAGGCAACACGCACCTCGCTCGAAAAGCTGGTGGAAGCCGGCCTGGTGGATGCCCACGGAAGCGGACGGGGCCGCACTTACACCCTGAGCGCCAAGGTGTACCAGCATGCCGGTCAGAAAGCCGCCTATGTCCGACAAGCCGGATTCGACCCCATCCAGCAGAAACAGATGGTTCTGGCCTATATCGACAAGCACGGTTCCATCAAACGGGCGGAGGCGGCGGAACTTTGCCGGATTAGTCCATTTCAAGCGACACGCTTACTGAAAAGATTGACTCAAGGCGGAAAAATCGTTCCTAAAGGCAAGGGCAAGGGGGTTGTTTATGAGTAG
- a CDS encoding helix-turn-helix domain-containing protein, whose translation MAAYLGIKRDTVYRWISERNMPGHKIGRLWKFRKKEVDDMMRHG comes from the coding sequence ATTGCGGCTTATCTCGGCATCAAGCGGGATACCGTTTACAGGTGGATAAGTGAAAGAAATATGCCTGGGCACAAGATCGGTCGCCTGTGGAAATTTCGGAAAAAAGAAGTCGATGACATGATGCGCCATGGCTGA
- a CDS encoding DUF4258 domain-containing protein — MKYLNWNIKKNEISKVERGISFEEIVYLIESGQILGIEENPARPNQKMYILEIENYAIVVPFVENDNEIFLKTAFPSRKYTKHYGLKGE, encoded by the coding sequence ATGAAATATTTGAATTGGAATATCAAAAAAAACGAGATTTCGAAGGTTGAGCGCGGGATTTCCTTTGAGGAAATTGTTTACCTGATCGAATCAGGTCAGATACTCGGAATTGAAGAAAATCCAGCACGACCTAATCAGAAAATGTATATCCTGGAAATTGAGAATTATGCCATTGTTGTACCTTTTGTGGAAAACGATAATGAAATTTTTCTTAAAACAGCCTTTCCAAGCCGAAAATATACAAAACACTACGGCTTAAAGGGGGAATAA
- a CDS encoding antitoxin, with protein MKKIRKKAFEPIDKEEKELMESIERDEWRPVKNIDQEKKKAMAAARNTLRKDKRINLRLTQKDYHQIQTKAIEEGIPYQTLISSIVHKYLNGLLTPRS; from the coding sequence ATGAAAAAAATTAGAAAAAAGGCATTTGAACCGATTGATAAAGAAGAAAAAGAGTTGATGGAATCAATCGAACGAGACGAGTGGCGCCCTGTTAAGAATATCGACCAGGAAAAAAAGAAGGCCATGGCAGCAGCTCGAAACACCCTGAGAAAAGATAAGCGCATAAATCTCCGTCTGACGCAGAAGGATTATCATCAAATTCAGACTAAGGCTATTGAAGAAGGCATACCATATCAAACACTTATTTCCAGTATTGTGCATAAGTATCTGAATGGTTTGCTAACTCCAAGGTCATAG
- the topA gene encoding type I DNA topoisomerase: MSKSLVIVESPTKIRTLRKYLGSDFDLAATVGHIKDLPQRELGISVEEGFKPEYTTIKGKEKVIRALKQAAGNLKDVYLAPDPDREGEAIAWHTAEVLKKKGRRFYRVLFHELTKNAICAAMSSPQELNNNKFESQQARRILDRLVGYQISPVLWKKVQQGLSAGRVQSVAVRIICEREREIQAFEPEEYWSISAELEGENPPPFLAKLTKKDNKKLSIPDEKAAQSILKDLKGTIFRVEKVVKKAQQRKPLPPFTTSKLQQEAIRKLGFSARKTMTVAQQLYEGLEMGPGEPVGLITYMRTDSTRVAQEAVDEARQLIQEEFGQAYVPEKPHVFKNKKKVQDAHEAVRPTSVFRKPKELAQFLSEDQQALYELIWKRFVACQMKPAILDQTSITISAGPYTFLASGSVVRFPGFMALYISSNEGHSQSKDKETLPPLTEQAALKCHKLDPKQHFTQPRPRFSEASLVKELEENGIGRPSTYATILSTIRGKGYVDLVKGYFRPTELGFIVNDLLIEGFPDILNVDFTAQLEDSLDKIEEGTTDSTTVLQQFYSSFKKDLKRAEKEMRSVKSEGVSVDLRCPECDKPLRIKMGRNGPFLGCSGYPECRFTQNYTRNEKGRIDAVRPVVDQPTDKVCEKCGSPMVRKKGRFGPFLACSAYPDCKNTMSLKEKGISQAERTGVKCPEKGCSGELVARRSRRGKLFYGCSRYPACTFAVWDKPVPQPCPKCGAPFVAMRTTKRDGPHLKCFDKKCTYREPIEDTR; the protein is encoded by the coding sequence TTGAGCAAATCTCTAGTCATTGTTGAATCGCCCACAAAGATACGAACTCTCAGAAAATACCTCGGATCCGATTTTGATTTGGCAGCTACCGTGGGACACATCAAGGATCTGCCTCAAAGGGAACTGGGTATCTCTGTGGAGGAAGGGTTCAAACCAGAATACACGACCATCAAGGGAAAAGAAAAAGTCATCCGTGCCTTAAAACAGGCAGCCGGAAACCTCAAGGACGTATATCTGGCGCCTGACCCGGACCGCGAGGGTGAGGCCATAGCCTGGCACACGGCTGAGGTCCTCAAAAAGAAAGGGCGCAGGTTTTACCGCGTCCTCTTTCACGAGCTCACGAAAAATGCCATCTGCGCCGCCATGTCTTCTCCGCAGGAGCTTAACAACAACAAGTTCGAGTCCCAACAGGCCAGGCGGATTTTGGATCGCCTCGTAGGTTATCAAATCTCTCCTGTCTTGTGGAAAAAAGTCCAACAGGGGTTGAGCGCGGGCCGCGTTCAGTCGGTTGCGGTTCGCATTATTTGTGAACGCGAAAGGGAAATACAAGCTTTTGAGCCGGAGGAGTACTGGAGCATCAGCGCAGAGCTTGAAGGGGAAAACCCGCCACCCTTCTTGGCCAAACTCACCAAGAAAGACAACAAAAAGCTTTCCATCCCCGATGAAAAGGCGGCTCAGTCAATCCTAAAGGACCTTAAAGGCACGATTTTCAGGGTCGAAAAGGTCGTCAAGAAAGCCCAGCAAAGAAAGCCCCTGCCCCCTTTTACTACCAGCAAGCTCCAGCAAGAGGCAATTCGAAAGCTCGGTTTTTCGGCCAGGAAAACCATGACGGTGGCCCAGCAGCTTTATGAGGGCCTCGAAATGGGCCCTGGAGAACCGGTCGGCCTTATTACCTACATGCGAACAGACTCTACACGTGTCGCCCAGGAAGCTGTCGATGAAGCTCGACAGCTCATCCAAGAGGAGTTTGGCCAGGCGTACGTGCCGGAAAAACCCCATGTGTTCAAGAACAAGAAAAAGGTCCAGGACGCCCATGAGGCCGTACGCCCCACATCGGTTTTTCGAAAACCCAAGGAGCTTGCGCAGTTCCTCTCCGAAGACCAACAAGCCCTTTACGAATTGATCTGGAAGCGTTTTGTGGCCTGTCAAATGAAACCGGCGATCCTTGACCAAACCTCGATCACTATTTCCGCAGGCCCTTACACCTTTCTAGCCTCCGGATCAGTGGTTCGCTTCCCCGGTTTCATGGCCCTATATATCTCTTCAAATGAAGGTCACAGCCAATCAAAAGACAAGGAAACGCTTCCACCCCTGACTGAGCAGGCGGCACTGAAATGCCACAAGCTGGACCCCAAACAGCACTTTACCCAGCCACGACCACGGTTTTCCGAGGCATCCCTTGTCAAGGAGCTGGAAGAGAACGGCATTGGGAGACCCAGCACGTATGCAACCATCCTTTCCACCATCAGGGGCAAGGGATATGTGGACCTGGTCAAGGGTTATTTCCGACCCACGGAATTGGGCTTCATCGTAAACGATCTCTTGATAGAAGGCTTTCCGGATATCTTGAACGTCGATTTTACTGCCCAGTTGGAGGATAGCCTGGACAAGATCGAAGAAGGAACAACAGACTCCACCACTGTGCTCCAGCAATTCTACAGTTCATTCAAAAAGGATTTAAAACGGGCAGAAAAGGAGATGAGAAGCGTCAAGAGCGAGGGTGTGTCCGTTGACTTACGATGCCCTGAGTGTGATAAACCTCTTAGAATCAAGATGGGACGAAACGGTCCGTTTCTCGGCTGTTCCGGGTATCCGGAATGTAGATTCACACAGAACTACACCCGCAATGAAAAAGGCCGGATCGACGCAGTCCGTCCAGTCGTGGACCAGCCGACTGACAAAGTATGCGAAAAATGCGGAAGCCCAATGGTGCGAAAAAAGGGGCGTTTTGGCCCCTTCCTTGCCTGCTCTGCTTATCCGGACTGCAAAAATACGATGTCTTTAAAAGAAAAAGGCATTTCACAAGCCGAGCGCACCGGCGTCAAGTGTCCGGAGAAAGGATGCTCTGGCGAGCTTGTCGCACGCCGATCAAGGCGGGGAAAGCTCTTCTACGGATGCAGCCGTTATCCTGCCTGCACGTTTGCCGTATGGGACAAACCCGTGCCCCAACCTTGTCCCAAATGCGGCGCCCCTTTTGTGGCGATGCGCACCACGAAAAGGGACGGGCCACACCTGAAGTGTTTTGACAAGAAATGCACGTATAGAGAGCCAATTGAAGATACAAGGTAG
- the dprA gene encoding DNA-processing protein DprA — protein MESLKYWLALKSVPGVGNRLFLQLLRHFGEPERVLNASKKELLNVEGINERLASVISRHRAPRDVEDDLDLVRKNGFKIITFSDPDYPALLRQIHDPPPVLYVFGTLRPDSLNIAIVGSRNATSYGRTTTERLSRDLVARGFTVISGMARGIDSAAHIGALAAKGETIAVLGCGLGTIYPAENKKLFHRISENGAVISEFPFLAPPDAHHFPARNRIISGMSLGSVIVEATHKSGSLITARLAAEQGREVFAVPGSVTSFKSIGTHGLIKQGAKLVEHVNDIIEELNIDRAMAPMEPKEQPAIKLAPEEKILLNELSPYPIHIDRLVQQVSLSAAEVASLLLQLELKGLVTQNPGKLFARSER, from the coding sequence ATGGAATCGCTCAAATACTGGCTTGCACTAAAATCTGTCCCTGGCGTGGGCAACCGCCTCTTCCTGCAGCTCCTCAGGCATTTTGGAGAACCTGAAAGGGTTCTTAATGCATCTAAAAAAGAACTCTTAAACGTTGAAGGAATTAACGAACGCCTGGCATCGGTGATTTCCCGCCATAGAGCTCCCAGGGACGTTGAAGATGACCTCGACCTTGTCCGCAAAAACGGTTTCAAAATCATCACCTTTTCGGATCCCGACTACCCTGCCCTCCTGCGCCAGATACATGACCCGCCCCCAGTCCTCTATGTGTTTGGCACGCTTCGTCCGGACAGCCTCAATATAGCCATCGTTGGATCACGAAATGCCACATCCTACGGTCGCACGACTACCGAACGTTTGAGCAGGGACCTGGTGGCCCGCGGATTTACCGTGATTAGCGGCATGGCCCGCGGTATTGACTCTGCTGCCCACATAGGGGCGCTCGCTGCCAAGGGCGAGACGATTGCAGTTTTGGGGTGTGGCCTGGGAACGATCTATCCGGCTGAAAACAAGAAACTGTTCCACAGGATTAGCGAAAACGGGGCGGTTATTTCAGAGTTTCCCTTTCTCGCCCCTCCTGATGCCCATCATTTTCCGGCTCGGAACCGCATAATCAGTGGAATGTCCCTCGGGTCAGTCATTGTTGAGGCCACACACAAGAGCGGAAGCCTCATTACGGCCAGGCTGGCTGCAGAGCAGGGTCGGGAGGTTTTTGCCGTGCCGGGCAGTGTAACGTCATTTAAGAGTATTGGCACGCACGGCCTGATCAAGCAAGGAGCCAAACTCGTTGAGCACGTAAATGATATTATCGAAGAACTCAACATCGACCGGGCAATGGCGCCCATGGAACCGAAAGAGCAACCAGCCATCAAACTTGCGCCTGAGGAGAAAATACTCCTAAATGAATTGAGTCCTTATCCGATACACATTGACAGGCTGGTTCAACAGGTGTCGCTCTCTGCAGCAGAAGTGGCAAGCCTGCTGCTTCAACTGGAGTTGAAAGGCCTGGTGACGCAGAATCCCGGTAAACTCTTTGCCAGGTCGGAACGCTGA